From the genome of Solanum lycopersicum chromosome 7, SLM_r2.1:
tcaagaaaataaatggTGAAAATAACCAAgtacaaaatcaacaagttcaagaaaagggaccatgctttgtttgtgcaagagtgggcatattgtTCGATTTTGCAGATTCCAAAAATGTGATCCTAACCCTCAGGAAAAGTACTAGATGAATGTTGTTACACTAATCATGAGATAATTAGGGTGATTTATGGTGTCTTTGTGTTAGTTCTTGAGAatgtgatctaggttatgaagtatgttgtgaattgacctaagtatcttgtcttaagctacaatctagtattgaattgtgattattGATTCTTTTTACCTTGATATCATGTTGGTCATTGAATTATAATGATATTATACTctaattgggttgaattaagggttaatggtaagaccttgatggcgaactatgaaggagacttggtaagtcttatggtCCTTATCCTTTACTTcgaattgtggttaattgttattaagtcatgatgttgtattggagtatgctttctattaggattatagggtggtatgatgttgaattgaaatgtcttgattatagTTGTGAACTTAAGATGTAAaagttataaggatggtgaatgatttaccaatgtgccttattatgaagtgatatgttaatatgctaacctcacttatttGAATTGTAAAGAAAGGATTTTACGCATGCAAtaattattgagctatgattattatgatgataTCTATACAAAGGTTATACCTGTTGACCtatattaagctatgatgattaataatgacattaaatacatttcaaaaaggcactctagcttagcaccaagtgaactagagtgaggagtttCCCTTCCCATATAGGGAAgataggatcactaatgtattCTTGATATTgaagactacaatgcatgtagcatgaAGAGGGTCCCAAtaatatctcctagttcttgcaCTATGTTGCTcccataagaatactagctagtggatccatgtagttgttatgttcatgttatggtactaccttggcaagtagtccgccttctttcggtgtagggttgcatgacactggattccacattagctcatgtggtctatgtcggttagagaaaaaggtaaaatgaactaaatgaTTGAACTCTAACCAAGATGACCTAaagggtttagcttagtctaggtaggagtatgagactctacctatatgttgcactagttatccttaaggAAAGTCTtgggaggatgttcttatgtatgtatatccgtgtaaatgtaaatgatatgtacaTGATAATCTTAAATGTAAATGGTAATATGTGATGTCCATTACTCCTATGAACATGTAATTGGTctacattgttaaagtatgatgatatgcattcttaaattctatattatgtgaagtaggaggTTGGTCACGATTCTTGTTGAGTtaattgattgagtaaggttatgaggattttgcttggtcattgcagttgttgacttgataagggttgtgggtaattgtcttgctttgggtTATATcataatgaactcttattcatgcttgttgatgtAATGACTTGATGGTAGAGTTGCTTTGACTATATGTCTAATTTCATGATATGTATGTTGATTTGAATAGGTTGAAATGTTGTTGGTTTTGTGATGTACATGTCTATGACTCAGTGAATATGTATTAATgatttggtatggtcttgttgaatgtgcataaaggattttaaatgaaaagtgcATACTTATTGAAATGTCCCTTctcttagcatgatttcaaagtctgtgtgcatatggtctcatacttagaacaagtggcgtactaaccccatttatcccttttccccaacattttaggttgcGGTCGTTGAAGGGATTTTTGAGATGACATTGAAGAAGATTTGAATCTCTTATTCATCCAAGTATGGTAGGTTCTCAATTTCCGAGGGCGACGCCACTATCTAGCTAATGAAGTTGTTTTTAGTTAAAAACTTCTATGGTTATTTCCttactttcatttgagtacaaaacattgtatgacctatatgtggtcttatttcattgatgtatgggctattccaaatttgatatactcttattagatggttatgagatgagacgattattatgactatgttatcttctatatatatttatgtgtaataaaagtagaagactaagtaatcttcctttacgaagggtctatgtatactcgatatatatatatatatatatatatatatatatatatatatatatactatatgtatgtagaggtttatgtaaacctccaagtagaagtaaaTAAAAGGATTAAGATTTCcactaaatttgacctatgaatgtaatgatgtaagctaagacgCTAGCCTTAGTTCTCAAAGAGGACGATAATGCCGGTTACGTCTGGGGGGTAAACTCGGATGTGACAATAACATTTAGGAATgtttcacttctttcatattttttcgtgcatagaatttatctttaaaagtcTCTCTCCAATTCTTTCTTATGCGTATTTTCAGATCATCATACTTCCTTGAAGAGCAGTCAAAAGTCGACTAGCCCGGAGAAATATTGAGGAACAAGAAGTTCCAAATTCACCAGATGTGCAGCCCCAAGGAGAGGTTACAAATGCCGAATTCGTGGAAGCTATCCGGATGTTAAGTCAAGTAGTAACCAACTAAGTCGGTCAACAGAGAGGAGCTCGACAAGAAGGGGCTGACACCTCGAGGGTTCGTGAGTTCAGAGAATGAATCCTTCTAGCTTCACCGGATCAAGCACTACCGAGGATCTAGAAAACTTTGTAGAAAGAATTGAAGAAAGTATTTGAGGTAATGCATGTGGTTAATATGAGAGGGTTGAATTGGTTGCTTATATACTAAAGAGTATGGCTAGAACCTGGTTTTATAAATGGAAGGAGAACAGAGTCGAGGATGCATCACTTCCGAGTTGGGATTGTTTCGAAGAAACCTTTTTGGGGAGGTTATTTCCTTGAGAACTGAAGAAAGCAAAGGTATGGGAGTTCCTCACTTTGAGACGACTCCATGAGTGTTCTTGAGTATGGGTTGAAGTTTACCCAACTTTCCCGCTATGCTCTGGATATGGTAAAGGATATAAGGGGAAGAATGAGCTTGTTTGTTGCCGGTTTGGTTCGTGCTTCAAGTAAAGAAGGTAGGGCTGCGAAATTGATTGGCGACATGGACATATCCAGGCTAATGGTCTATGTGCAGCAAGTTGAAGAGGAAAAGCTTAGGGATAGAGAGGAGTATAGAAACAAGAAGTGTCTGGACAACAGAAAAGTGGTTCAAATTGGCCACAATTTCAGAAGTCAAAGGGGTATGcaccatcatctgctagtgTACCTACGCCCAGAAACAGAGGTGATTACAATGAACCAAATTCACAGATGTCGTGATGGCCGGGAAGGTTGCTTCAAGTGTGGTCAAGTGGGTCATTTTATGAGGGAATGGCATGAGAATAGCCAAGGTGGTGAAAATTTAGGCAATAGAGCTTAATCTTCATCAGTCACCCCACCAGACAGGGCTGCACTTAGtcatcaaatagatgagggtaacgggacttcatgtcgtcctcgacctcccatgttgcaccgtcaactaggtgattctttcataacacctttacggaatccacctctttattcctcaatttcattacttgcctatcaagaatttgaaccggtACTTCCCCATAGGAaaggttatccttcacaccaagaccctaaataggaagaatagactcgggatcatcggcgcacttcttaagcatggaaacatggaaaaccatATGAACCGAAACCAATTCACTaagaagtttcaattcataggcaacctttcCAACCCTTTGCAATATTTAATAGGGACCCAGATAACTAaaactcaacttccctttctttccaaatttaaccacccctttcatccgtgaaatattcaaatatactttatcaccttctcaaactctaagtctcttgTTCTATGATCTGTATAAgatttttgccgactataggatgtttgcaaccggttccttatgatatgaaccttctccaaagtcttataaatcaaatcgggacCAAGAATCAaagactcacccacttcaaaccatccaataggagacctacacctcctaccatacaagtcTTCATAAGGATCCATggatatggatgaatgaaaactattattataagcaaactctTTTAAATGCAAATACTTATACCAATTCACCTTAGAATCAATAatacaagctctaagcatatcctcaagagTTTTAATAGCATgatccgcttgaccatccgcttggggatgaaaagtggtgcttaacttcaccttagtaccctacccttcttggaatgacctccaaaacctagatgtgaattgtgcacctctatccgatatgatggataatggaataccatggcgacacaaTCTCATCtttgaagatccttgcataatgtTCCGCCATATAggtagacttgacgggaatgaAATGAGTGGACTTGGTCaccctatccacaaccaccatatagagtcatattgcctTTCATTTCGAGGAAAACCCACTACAatatccatattgatgtctttcCATTTataagtaggaacttggatttcttgtagtaagccactcGACTTTTGATGTCCGGCTTTCACGTGTTGGCAATtgggacacttagcaacaaactccgtTGTGTCCTTTTTCAAACCCTCCTACCAaaatacttccctaaggtcatggtgTATCTTAgtcgaacccggatgaatggagtaatgagacccatgagcttcctcaagaatctggttcctcaaaccatctatattaggaacacacaaccttccttgacacctcaagacaccatcacccctaaggagaatgaatCATTAAGATTGCAAAGAAtcaattccttcaactccatcaatgattgatcaaggtgttgtttggacttcacctcaactaccaaAGATGACTCGAAATTATGACAGACTATTAGACCACTattcggagaatcttccaaccttACACCtaatctagccaacctatgaacatctttcactaggtctttcttgggttcatctacatgagacacactatcCATGATAAACATCTTAGAGCATCCgtaaccacattggccttgccgggGTGATATAGAACACTTATGTAGTAATCCTTCAACTATCCCGACCACCTtatttgtcggagattcaactctttttgagaAAACACATACTGGAGTCTTTTGTGGTCGGTATATACATCAACATGgaaaccatacaagtaatgcctctaTATTTAAAGGCAAAAACCATGGTCACTAACTCAacatcatgagttggatagtttctcttatgcaccttaagttgtcaagaagcataggctaccactttcccatgttgcataagcacacaccctaaacccatttgggatacatcacaatacacaatgaagCCCTTTGTACCCTCTAGGAAAGTCAACACCGaagcggaagtaagcctatccttTAAAATTGGgaagcttctctcacatgcctccgaccactcaaatttttcttattttgatcaaagtagtcaagggatatgcaatggatgcaaaaccaagCACAAACCTCCGTAATAACCttctagacccaagaaacttctaatgtcgGTTAGAGTCATTGCTCCAGGCCAATTTCGCACCTCCTCTGTTTTTCTtcgatcaacctcaactccctcactagagatgatatgaccaagaaacgccaCCGACCTCaatcaaaactcacacttgatatacttggcaaataattggttctccttaagcacttgtaacaccaccctcaaatggtttatatcatcaccctcatttttcgaatataccaagatgtcattaatgaagacaatgacaaataaatctaggtaacttcgaaATACCTTATTTATGAGATCCATAAATACTGCTGGGgaattagtgagaccaaaagacattactaagaactcatagtgaccatatctagtccgaaatcccatttttggtatatcctcacctctcaccctaagttgatAATACCCCAatcttaagtcaatcttagaaaagtagcttgccccttagagttgatcaaacaagttatcaatccgagggagaggatacttgttcttaatagtaaCTTTATTGAGTTAGGGATAAtaaatgcacattctaagggacacATCCTTCTTATTCACAAACAAAACGGGAGCACCCAATAGAGAAATTctaggttgaatgaaacccttgtctagtaaatccttgagttgagcctttaactgTTTCAATTCGGTCGGAGCCatctgataaggaggaattgaaatgggatttgtatctggtaacaagtcgataccaaaatcaatttcccgttcgggAGGAATACCGAGAAGACCATTGGGAAAAACTTCCAAAAATTCCCTTACTACGAGGatcgactcaatgggaggaattttagagtctaaatcttggactcttacaatatggtataaacaccctcTAGTGATCATTTTACAATCtttcaaacaagaaatgatacgaCCTTTAGGAATAgagtttccccccttccactctataacaggttcatttggaaagctaaacttcaccaccctcgttgtacaatctatagaggcaaagcaagcatgcaaccaatatatacccaatatgacatcaaaatcaaacatatcaagttctactagttcaacataagtaaCTTTATTAGGAAACATTATAGGCCAATTTCTATACATCCTctttgcaacaaccgactcacccaccggggtagacaccataaaaggttcattaAGAATGTCggataatatttcaaattttcagctatcaagggagtaacaaaatataatgttgCACCTAgatcaagtaaaacatatacaTCAATCGATAAGA
Proteins encoded in this window:
- the LOC101245563 gene encoding uncharacterized protein translates to MSVLEYGLKFTQLSRYALDMVKDIRGRMSLFVAGLVRASSKEGRAAKLIGDMDISRLMVYVQQVEEEKLRDREEYRNKKCLDNRKVVQIGHNFRSQRGMHHHLLVYLRPETEVITMNQIHRCRDGREGCFKCGQVGHFMREWHENSQGGENLGNRA